From Cellulomonas fimi ATCC 484, a single genomic window includes:
- a CDS encoding LysR family transcriptional regulator, with amino-acid sequence MNLANLNLNLLTALDALLREQSVTNAAARLGLSQPALSASLARLRRYFDDPLLIRVGNNYELTPFAEQLRERTGAAVSTVERVFDVGPTFEPSTSTRSFSVLVADYAVNVLGAEVSRLLAARAPGVRLEFHPHTPQLVERAESVLREVDALILPRGFVSNLPHRDLFTDTWVCLVAEDHPTVGATVSLDELAQLPWVASFRSSSAFTPPMRQLENLGLDLKVQLVVENFLAIPQFLVGTNRVAVIQSRLVPQLQRSHRVRAVPCPFEVIPLVEALWWHPIQQTEPGHVWLRSLLVDAAERAASRFPSG; translated from the coding sequence GTGAACCTTGCGAACTTGAACCTCAATCTGTTGACCGCACTAGATGCCCTCCTCAGGGAGCAGAGCGTCACCAACGCCGCCGCCCGGCTCGGCCTGAGTCAACCCGCTCTGAGCGCTTCGCTCGCCCGCCTCCGTCGGTACTTCGACGACCCTCTGCTGATTCGCGTCGGGAACAACTACGAGCTCACGCCGTTCGCGGAGCAACTACGCGAGAGAACGGGTGCCGCCGTCTCGACCGTCGAGCGAGTGTTCGACGTCGGACCGACGTTCGAGCCTTCGACGTCAACGCGATCGTTCAGCGTTCTGGTCGCGGACTACGCCGTGAACGTCCTCGGCGCCGAGGTGAGCCGGCTTCTCGCCGCCCGCGCCCCCGGCGTTCGCCTGGAGTTCCACCCGCACACCCCACAGCTCGTGGAGCGTGCCGAATCCGTTCTTCGGGAGGTGGACGCTCTCATCCTTCCCCGCGGGTTCGTCTCGAACCTGCCGCACCGAGACCTCTTCACGGACACCTGGGTGTGCCTCGTCGCTGAGGACCACCCGACGGTCGGCGCGACGGTGTCCTTGGATGAACTGGCACAGCTGCCATGGGTGGCGAGCTTCCGCTCGTCGTCCGCATTCACCCCTCCGATGCGGCAGCTCGAGAACCTCGGACTCGACCTGAAGGTGCAGCTCGTCGTCGAGAACTTCCTCGCGATACCGCAGTTCCTCGTGGGAACCAACCGGGTCGCCGTCATCCAGAGCAGGCTCGTTCCGCAGTTGCAGCGAAGCCATCGCGTCCGAGCGGTGCCGTGCCCGTTCGAGGTGATTCCGCTCGTCGAAGCACTCTGGTGGCACCCGATTCAGCAGACCGAACCCGGACACGTCTGGCTGCGATCGCTCCTTGTCGACGCGGCCGAGCGGGCGGCCAGTCGATTCCCGTCTGGCTAA
- a CDS encoding LacI family DNA-binding transcriptional regulator, whose translation MIPNGKARAAIGDVAALAGVSLGTVSNVLNHPDRVSATTREKVERAMTMLDYEPNRLARSLAAGASPTLGLVVTDLTNSLFIDIARGAERVADRSELAVLLANSDGRLEREARHLRMFAQTRVAGILMTLNDAAHFAAIARLAPTSVPVVMLNFDAPTTQFCSVSVDNHLGGAIATRHLLDLGRRRIVFVGGPGILRPVQDRAAGFHQVMREAGVEPVAEIAPNGVNRADGWRVGRELVPAIRRGEVDGIVAASDLLAAGVVQAVTSAGDLSIPDHVAIVGYDNNQAAWDSPIPITTVSQPGERIGELGAQIALGGCGADHDHRSHVLEPALVVRQTTTGAAPAPMH comes from the coding sequence GTGATCCCCAACGGCAAGGCGCGAGCGGCGATCGGAGACGTTGCCGCGCTCGCGGGCGTGTCGCTCGGCACCGTCTCGAACGTGCTGAACCACCCCGACCGCGTCTCCGCCACCACCCGGGAGAAGGTCGAGCGCGCGATGACGATGCTCGATTACGAGCCGAACCGACTTGCGCGCTCTCTTGCGGCTGGCGCCAGCCCGACCCTCGGCCTCGTCGTCACCGACCTCACGAACTCGCTGTTCATCGACATCGCTCGTGGGGCGGAACGGGTCGCGGACCGGTCTGAACTCGCCGTGCTGCTCGCCAACAGCGACGGGCGCCTCGAGCGGGAGGCGCGACATCTGCGGATGTTCGCTCAGACGCGGGTCGCCGGCATCCTCATGACGCTCAACGACGCAGCACACTTCGCCGCGATCGCGCGACTTGCACCCACATCGGTCCCGGTCGTCATGCTGAACTTTGACGCGCCGACGACCCAGTTCTGCTCGGTGTCCGTGGACAACCATCTCGGCGGCGCTATCGCGACCCGGCATCTCCTCGACCTCGGACGTCGAAGGATCGTGTTCGTGGGTGGCCCTGGCATCCTGCGTCCCGTGCAGGACCGTGCGGCGGGATTCCACCAGGTGATGCGCGAAGCGGGTGTGGAGCCCGTTGCTGAGATCGCTCCCAACGGTGTGAATCGTGCCGACGGTTGGAGGGTCGGCCGAGAGCTCGTCCCCGCGATCCGGCGAGGTGAGGTCGACGGGATCGTGGCGGCGTCGGACCTGCTCGCAGCGGGAGTAGTGCAAGCGGTGACCTCAGCGGGCGACCTCTCGATCCCGGACCACGTCGCGATCGTCGGCTACGACAACAACCAGGCCGCCTGGGACAGTCCGATACCGATCACCACGGTGTCGCAACCGGGGGAGCGGATCGGCGAGCTCGGGGCCCAGATCGCTCTCGGCGGGTGCGGGGCCGACCACGACCATCGCTCCCACGTTCTCGAGCCAGCGCTCGTCGTGCGCCAGACGACGACAGGCGCCGCGCCTGCGCCGATGCACTGA